One genomic window of Etheostoma spectabile isolate EspeVRDwgs_2016 chromosome 7, UIUC_Espe_1.0, whole genome shotgun sequence includes the following:
- the nr4a1 gene encoding nuclear receptor subfamily 4immunitygroup A member 1 — MTCIHPQHGSQLYENSLGSSELQSTDFLSRLAVETSSPRDQFSAPSLPSISSLVDSRVADFDAYSCQFTAAPAHITPSSGQETPLKLDDLQVYGCYPGAFTLSYPDEAVSPGGSDYFGSPASTSSPSTPRFQSQHTSNSNWDSAFGPYSPSPGYWAAEDNPVPQEPSFFTFGSVEDMSHLGQPHLREQNPFTFTHPNPSALTYPNLVMEQARSLDGTEQLDGSLSPKLKSGNEGCCAVCGDNASCQHYGVRTCEGCKGFFKRTVQKNSKYVCLANKDCPVDKRRRNRCQFCRYQKCLVVGMVREVVRTDSLKGRRGRLPSKPKVAHNMTATVSPVSMIASLVRAHIDSNPSIGKLDYSKYDETEVSPNQKEDASDIKQFYELLTSSMEVIRKWAKSIPGFSEFCSEDQELLLESAFVELFILRLAYRSNADMDKLIFCNGAVLHKAQCVRGFGDWIDSILEFSQSLHRMRLDVSSFSCLTALVIIADRHGLKEPRRVEDLQNQLITCLKDHISGCGSDSLRPNYLSKLLGKLPDLRTLCTQGLQRIFYLKLEDLVPPPPIVDKIFMDTFPF, encoded by the exons ATGACTTGCATACACCCTCAGCATGGATCTCAGCTCTACGAGAACAGCCTTGGCAGCTCGGAGCTTCAGAGCACAGACTTTCTCTCCAGGCTGGCTGTGGAGACGAGCAGCCCACGGGACCAATTCTCTGCTCCATCCCTTCCAAGCATCAGCTCCCTGGTGGACAGTCGCGTGGCTGACTTTGACGCTTATTCGTGTCAGTTCACTGCGGCGCCTGCCCACATCACTCCGTCGTCAGGCCAGGAGACCCCCTTGAAGTTGGATGACCTACAGGTTTACGGCTGCTACCCTGGAGCGTTCACGCTGAGTTACCCTGACGAGGCAGTGTCTCCTGGTGGGTCCGACTATTTTGGCAGTCCCGCATCCACCTCGTCTCCTTCAACCCCCCGGTTCCAGAGTCAGCATACGTCCAATTCCAACTGGGATTCAGCCTTTGGGCCATACTCACCCAGTCCAGGATACTGGGCAGCAGAGGACAACCCAGTGCCACAAGAGCCCTCTTTCTTCACTTTTGGTTCTGTGGAGGATATGTCCCATTTGGGTCAACCACACTTACGTGAGCAGAATCCTTTCACTTTCACCCACCCTAACCCCTCTGCACTGACCTACCCCAACTTGGTGATGGAGCAAGCACGTAGCCTGGATGGCACTGAGCAGCTGGATGGGAGCTTATCACCCAAGTTAAAAAGTGGAAATGAGGGCTGCTGTGCCGTGTGTGGGGACAATGCCTCCTGTCAGCACTATGGGGTCCGCACCTGTGAGGGATGCAAAGGGTTTTTCAAG CGTACAGTACAAAAGAATTCCAAGTATGTTTGCCTCGCCAACAAAGACTGTCCTGTGGACAAGAGGAGGCGGAATCGATGCCAGTTCTGCCGTTACCAGAAGTGTCTTGTTGTGGGCATGGTGAGGGAAG TTGTGAGAACAGACAGCCTGAAAGGACGAAGAGGCCGCCTGCCTTCAAAGCCTAAAGTGGCCCACAACATGACAGCCACTGTGTCTCCAGTGAGTATGATCGCTTCACTTGTGAGAGCCCACATCGACTCGAACCCCAGCATTGGGAAACTGGATTACTctaag TATGACGAGACAGAAGTCAGTCCAAACCAGAAAGAAGACGCTAGTGATATCAAACAGTTTTACGAGTTACTCACATCCTCAATGGAGGTCATCAGGAAGTGGGCCAAGAGCATCCCAGGTTTCTCTGAGTTCTGCTCAGAAGACCAGGAACTGCTGCTGGAATCTGCCTTTGTCGAACTCTTCATCTTGCGTCTTGCATATCG TTCCAATGCTGACATGGACAAGCTGATCTTCTGCAACGGGGCCGTGCTTCACAAAGCGCAGTGCGTCCGAGGCTTTGGGGACTGGATCGACTCCATCTTGGAGTTTTCTCAAAGCCTCCATCGCATGAGGCTAGACGTTTCCTCCTTCTCCTGCCTAACAGCCCTGGTTATCATTGCTG ACCGACATGGCCTTAAGGAGCCAAGACGTGTGGAGGACTTGCAGAACCAGCTCATCACCTGTCTCAAAGATCACATCTCTGGCTGCGGCTCTGACTCGCTGCGGCCCAATTATTTGTCCAAACTTCTTGGGAAGCTGCCTGACCTCAGGACTCTGTGCACTCAAGGCCTCCAGCGTATCTTTTACCTTAAATTAGAAGATCTTGTTCCTCCACCACCGATTGTCGACAAAATCTTCATGGATACATTTCCATTTTGA